From Sphingobium sp. EP60837, a single genomic window includes:
- a CDS encoding MFS transporter, which translates to MAFAAPAVGHQWTLEPARIGLLLSAGPLGMGVGALLLSPLGDIWGRRPAILLCVSVVGSGMLLSALARSYEELAFMRFATGVGIGAVLTSSSAMVAEYCPTRWRGMGMALMAAAFPTGAVAGGAAALFLAESYGWRSIFLAGALGTLALVPLALIFLPESVEFLMAKRRPGALDAVNRLLEAMNREPIAAMPRTVSTGGAPRFATLFQRSQRPITLSLAFIFFSFMTSFYFILSWLPKLAAMAGYPGKAATTAGLLLNIGGVAGALAGGVLLARSTSSRVAICTVLLMCLGMAATGIALAMQAALIPFVLVTGVAMFSSMAALYTLMLQLFPVALRVTGVGLVSTAGRIGAVAGPSTAGLMVAAGSHMALLCVVLAVPAAAAALAVALIGAYVKAPPGAQGSGRR; encoded by the coding sequence ATGGCTTTTGCGGCGCCGGCTGTCGGACATCAATGGACGCTGGAGCCGGCCCGGATTGGCCTGTTGTTGAGCGCCGGTCCTTTGGGCATGGGCGTTGGCGCGCTGTTGCTCTCCCCTCTCGGCGACATATGGGGGCGCCGGCCCGCGATCCTGCTTTGCGTCTCTGTGGTGGGAAGCGGCATGTTGTTGTCGGCGCTCGCCCGATCTTATGAAGAGCTGGCCTTCATGCGATTTGCGACCGGCGTGGGCATAGGCGCGGTCCTCACCAGCTCGTCGGCGATGGTTGCGGAATATTGCCCGACGCGCTGGCGCGGCATGGGTATGGCCCTGATGGCGGCAGCCTTCCCCACCGGCGCGGTTGCCGGAGGCGCCGCAGCGCTATTCCTGGCCGAAAGCTACGGCTGGCGCAGCATCTTTCTGGCTGGCGCGCTGGGCACCCTGGCTCTTGTGCCGCTTGCCCTGATCTTTCTGCCCGAATCGGTTGAATTCCTGATGGCAAAGCGCCGGCCGGGCGCTCTCGACGCCGTCAACCGGCTACTGGAGGCGATGAATCGCGAACCGATCGCGGCGATGCCCCGTACAGTGTCCACTGGCGGCGCTCCACGCTTCGCCACGCTGTTTCAGCGTTCGCAGCGGCCGATCACCCTCTCACTGGCTTTCATATTCTTTTCGTTCATGACATCCTTCTATTTCATCCTGAGCTGGTTGCCCAAACTCGCTGCCATGGCAGGATATCCTGGGAAGGCCGCCACGACAGCGGGATTGTTGCTCAACATCGGGGGAGTGGCCGGCGCTCTGGCTGGGGGCGTTCTCCTCGCTCGATCGACCTCCTCACGTGTAGCCATTTGCACGGTGTTGCTGATGTGCCTGGGCATGGCGGCGACTGGTATCGCTCTGGCGATGCAGGCGGCGCTCATCCCCTTCGTCCTGGTGACGGGCGTTGCGATGTTTTCCAGCATGGCTGCGCTCTACACCCTGATGCTTCAGTTATTCCCCGTTGCCCTGCGTGTCACCGGCGTCGGCCTTGTCTCGACCGCAGGGCGTATCGGGGCGGTGGCCGGGCCCAGCACGGCGGGCCTCATGGTCGCGGCGGGATCGCACATGGCGCTGCTGTGCGTTGTCCTCGCGGTCCCGGCTGCCGCAGCAGCACTGGCCGTCGCACTGATCGGGGCATATGTCAAAGCGCCACCTGGTGCACAGGGGAGCGGCCGTCGATGA
- a CDS encoding carboxymuconolactone decarboxylase family protein produces MPSEAYDRGLALRKEVLGADYVERSFANADDFSRPMQELSTEYCWGNIWSREGLSRRDRSLLNIGMISALNRPHELKLHVKAALSNGLTREEIREAILQVAIYCGVPAGLDSTRIAREAFAEVDAAA; encoded by the coding sequence ATGCCTAGCGAAGCCTATGATCGCGGACTGGCGCTACGCAAGGAGGTTCTTGGCGCCGATTATGTCGAACGCTCCTTCGCCAACGCCGATGATTTCAGCCGCCCGATGCAAGAGCTTTCCACCGAATATTGCTGGGGGAATATCTGGTCCCGCGAAGGTCTGTCGCGCCGTGATCGCAGCCTGCTGAATATCGGCATGATCAGCGCGCTCAACCGCCCTCACGAGCTGAAGCTGCATGTGAAGGCCGCGCTCAGCAACGGGCTGACCCGTGAAGAAATTCGTGAAGCGATTCTTCAGGTGGCGATCTACTGCGGCGTGCCCGCGGGCCTTGATTCGACCCGCATCGCCCGCGAGGCGTTTGCCGAGGTCGACGCAGCAGCCTGA
- a CDS encoding serine hydrolase domain-containing protein, with translation MHTPTSAKSAGLVQERLEHLENVIRTDVENGAYWGARVIVARHGEVGLDATIGWADKERTRALEHDSVFTIFSMTKAMTNILCLRAIENGQFSLATKISQVIPEFAGGLREHITVFHLLTHMSGLPMLFLLKPGMPIDILEDMVRTTCEMVQAIEPAGEKCNYSPMLNQLLLGEVLRRTDPKGRAYRDIVREDLYEPLGMTSSSIGVRKDLKDRHIFPDFRGNAPIDHVGSSGLGENGAYREELAEMPWVGAVSSAPDIFRMAEMLRRGGTLDGSRILSPAMIRKARQCYTGDKPNELYKTLAHKDQWEVSPGYIGLGFSLRGTKMTNHMFGTQTSPETFGNYGAGSTIFWVDPELDMTFVCLTTGLLASNPNIVRFHRLADIAVSAGA, from the coding sequence ATGCATACCCCCACCTCCGCGAAAAGCGCAGGCCTGGTACAAGAGCGCCTTGAGCATCTGGAAAATGTCATCCGCACGGATGTTGAGAATGGCGCTTATTGGGGCGCAAGGGTGATCGTCGCGCGCCATGGCGAAGTCGGCCTGGATGCAACTATCGGCTGGGCCGACAAGGAGCGGACACGCGCACTCGAGCATGACAGCGTGTTCACGATCTTTTCGATGACCAAGGCGATGACGAACATTTTGTGCCTGCGGGCCATCGAAAATGGCCAATTTTCGCTCGCAACGAAAATATCGCAGGTGATACCGGAATTTGCCGGCGGCCTTCGTGAGCATATCACCGTCTTTCATCTGCTCACGCACATGTCCGGCCTGCCCATGCTCTTTCTCCTCAAGCCGGGCATGCCGATCGACATATTGGAGGACATGGTTCGTACGACCTGTGAAATGGTCCAGGCGATCGAGCCTGCCGGGGAGAAATGCAACTACTCGCCCATGCTCAATCAGTTGCTGCTGGGTGAAGTGCTGCGCCGCACCGACCCCAAGGGGCGTGCCTATCGTGATATCGTGCGCGAGGATCTGTATGAGCCGCTGGGTATGACCAGCAGCTCGATCGGTGTCCGCAAGGACCTGAAGGATCGCCATATATTCCCGGATTTTCGCGGGAATGCGCCGATCGACCATGTCGGCAGCAGCGGCCTTGGCGAGAATGGCGCCTATCGTGAAGAACTGGCGGAGATGCCGTGGGTCGGCGCGGTCTCGAGCGCGCCCGATATCTTCCGCATGGCGGAAATGCTGCGGCGTGGCGGCACCCTCGATGGGTCGCGCATCCTTTCGCCGGCGATGATCAGAAAAGCGCGGCAATGCTATACCGGGGATAAGCCGAACGAACTCTACAAGACGCTCGCTCACAAAGATCAGTGGGAAGTGTCGCCAGGCTATATCGGCCTCGGCTTCTCCCTGCGCGGCACCAAGATGACCAATCATATGTTCGGTACGCAGACCTCTCCGGAAACATTCGGCAACTACGGCGCCGGCAGCACGATCTTCTGGGTCGACCCGGAACTGGACATGACGTTCGTCTGTCTCACCACCGGACTTCTGGCATCCAATCCCAATATCGTGCGATTCCATCGCCTAGCGGACATCGCCGTTTCGGCAGGAGCCTGA
- a CDS encoding SDR family NAD(P)-dependent oxidoreductase, whose protein sequence is MAQSFDVAQKAAVVTGGASGIGKGIAAALKQAGARVMIADIEVESLARTQAELGVEASLLMSATPRASRRSRVRQCRLSAMFTSCATMPAWVRLRRWQISGSKIGVG, encoded by the coding sequence ATGGCGCAGTCATTCGACGTCGCCCAGAAGGCTGCGGTCGTGACGGGCGGCGCCTCCGGGATCGGCAAGGGAATAGCTGCCGCGCTCAAGCAGGCCGGGGCCAGAGTCATGATCGCCGACATCGAAGTTGAGTCCCTTGCGCGCACCCAGGCAGAATTGGGGGTGGAGGCCAGCTTGTTGATGTCAGCTACGCCCAGAGCGTCGAGGCGCTCGCGCGTGCGGCAGTGTCGGCTTTCGGCAATGTTCACATCCTGTGCAACAATGCCGGCGTGGGTCCGTTTGCGACGGTGGCAGATCTCAGGCTCGAAGATTGGCGTTGGTTGA
- a CDS encoding SDR family NAD(P)-dependent oxidoreductase, with the protein MSAFGNVHILCNNAGVGPFATVADLRLEDWRWLIDVNLWGVIHGVHSFLPLLTEHGEGGHIVNTSSMAALCIVPHLAAYSVTKFGVAALTETLRIESELYGYGVGTSLLCPGPVRTNIGRSSRNRPNNLTDGALGDFELEDTNHFDGPVPWLSGEDVGEMVVQAIKTNAPYVITHPEFADPVIARHAAIEAAMQSPRPGGLSR; encoded by the coding sequence GTGTCGGCTTTCGGCAATGTTCACATCCTGTGCAACAATGCCGGCGTGGGTCCGTTTGCGACGGTGGCAGATCTCAGGCTCGAAGATTGGCGTTGGTTGATCGACGTCAATCTGTGGGGCGTCATACACGGCGTTCACAGCTTCCTTCCTTTGCTCACAGAGCATGGTGAGGGCGGACATATCGTCAACACCTCGTCCATGGCGGCCCTGTGCATCGTGCCGCATCTCGCCGCCTATTCGGTAACGAAGTTCGGCGTAGCAGCTCTGACCGAGACGCTGCGCATAGAATCGGAACTATATGGCTACGGCGTAGGTACGAGCCTGCTGTGCCCCGGTCCGGTTCGCACGAACATTGGCAGGAGCAGCCGGAACCGCCCGAACAATCTCACGGACGGCGCACTTGGAGATTTCGAGCTGGAGGACACCAATCACTTCGACGGTCCGGTACCCTGGCTGTCGGGAGAGGATGTGGGTGAGATGGTCGTGCAGGCCATCAAGACCAATGCACCCTATGTCATTACCCATCCCGAGTTTGCAGACCCGGTCATCGCCCGCCACGCTGCGATAGAAGCAGCGATGCAAAGCCCACGACCCGGCGGCTTATCTCGCTAA
- a CDS encoding FAD-dependent oxidoreductase — protein MEQVGDVLIVGAGPAGLLTALGLGQAGLKVVVIEAEDDLSEAPRAMVYMQSTIAALDGYGLLGDVTAQSLVGKRFACHIPEFGFKATVSHDVVTGITYDYNLHCGQNKIARIAMKHGEAHGVETLFGTRLTAIEQDGHGVVATAETPMGEKKFRTKYLIGADGARSAVRKLMNIEFEGHTWAERFVATNVYYPFEKLGYEASNFVLDPSHGRVVAAIDNDGLWRVTYAESSALPEETFMERLQERYRHFVPEGEKYDLLTARPYNIHQRAAATLRKGRVLLVGDAAHATNPTGGMGLTTGIWDTCILSDILPAVISGEESDTILDRYSDERRRVFWDISSPNASQNKRMMEEGDPVQRKQDMETVKAGSEDPVGQKMMMLFPFRVIGDTLRADSRWKDTDPTPRAGLDLGERVGQIA, from the coding sequence ATGGAACAAGTTGGCGATGTTTTGATCGTGGGCGCTGGTCCCGCAGGCCTGCTCACCGCACTTGGACTCGGGCAAGCGGGCCTCAAGGTTGTTGTGATCGAGGCAGAGGACGATCTGTCGGAGGCGCCTCGTGCCATGGTCTACATGCAGTCGACGATTGCCGCGCTTGATGGCTATGGCCTGCTGGGGGATGTGACCGCGCAATCGCTCGTCGGCAAGCGCTTCGCCTGCCATATTCCCGAATTCGGGTTCAAGGCGACCGTGAGCCACGATGTCGTTACCGGCATAACCTACGACTACAACCTTCATTGCGGCCAGAACAAGATCGCCCGGATCGCCATGAAGCATGGTGAAGCGCATGGAGTCGAAACTCTGTTCGGCACCCGACTCACAGCCATCGAGCAGGATGGCCATGGCGTCGTCGCGACCGCCGAAACGCCGATGGGCGAAAAGAAGTTCAGGACCAAATATCTGATCGGGGCTGACGGCGCGCGGAGCGCTGTGCGCAAGCTGATGAATATCGAGTTCGAAGGCCACACTTGGGCCGAGCGCTTCGTCGCCACGAACGTCTATTATCCTTTCGAGAAGCTCGGCTACGAGGCGTCGAACTTCGTCCTCGATCCCAGCCATGGACGTGTCGTTGCGGCGATCGACAATGATGGCCTGTGGCGCGTTACCTACGCCGAGAGCAGTGCGTTGCCCGAGGAGACTTTCATGGAAAGGCTCCAGGAACGGTACCGGCATTTTGTGCCCGAAGGCGAAAAATATGACCTGCTTACTGCCCGGCCCTACAATATCCATCAGCGCGCCGCTGCGACTCTCCGCAAGGGAAGGGTTCTTCTGGTCGGCGATGCAGCGCATGCCACTAATCCGACCGGGGGCATGGGTTTGACGACGGGGATCTGGGACACCTGCATACTCTCGGACATTCTCCCTGCAGTCATTTCGGGCGAGGAGAGCGATACCATCCTTGATCGTTATTCCGACGAGAGGCGGCGGGTGTTCTGGGACATTTCCTCTCCCAATGCTTCCCAGAACAAGCGGATGATGGAGGAGGGTGACCCGGTCCAGCGCAAGCAAGATATGGAGACTGTCAAGGCGGGTTCGGAAGATCCTGTCGGTCAGAAGATGATGATGCTCTTCCCATTCAGGGTCATCGGCGACACATTGCGCGCCGACTCGCGGTGGAAGGACACGGATCCCACGCCGCGCGCGGGACTGGATCTTGGAGAAAGGGTCGGCCAGATTGCGTGA
- a CDS encoding cytochrome P450 translates to MSLPASAPAGVPTSEIDLFAPKVLEDPHRFDGELREIGPVVWLEKHGVYAVTRHKAIQSMYADWRNFHNFGSPFNPDTLIPAVIIIDNPPQHTRLRSAIMPYVSPAALARYRKDFETTAQLLIEQILDEREFDARDLAASFVLKAFPDLLGLPLEGRHFLLNFGEAILNTLGPMNDLTIKSLERAGPAFAWVQSECSREKVLPGKLASKVYALTETADISEEEAGLLVRTLLAAGFDTTILGITAAFYGFTQNPDQWQLLSDPKMVRAAFEEGIRYFPPNRFGGRLVAADTEFEGAHFKSGDRITTLLAAAGRDPRRWDDADVFDITRPARSHLSFGHGIHACLGQVLSRTEYDVLITALFKHVARIEAAGPAERAVNNVALGWGKVPIRLTLR, encoded by the coding sequence ATGAGCTTGCCCGCTTCAGCGCCGGCTGGCGTTCCTACGAGTGAGATTGATCTTTTTGCACCGAAGGTACTGGAGGACCCGCACAGATTCGACGGCGAGCTGCGGGAAATCGGACCAGTGGTCTGGCTCGAGAAGCATGGCGTTTATGCCGTGACCCGCCACAAGGCCATTCAGTCCATGTATGCCGACTGGCGGAATTTCCATAATTTTGGCAGCCCGTTCAATCCGGACACTCTCATTCCCGCCGTCATCATCATCGACAATCCGCCGCAGCATACGAGGCTGCGCAGCGCAATCATGCCATATGTCTCGCCAGCCGCGCTGGCGCGCTATCGCAAGGACTTCGAAACGACCGCGCAACTTCTCATCGAACAGATACTCGATGAACGCGAGTTCGATGCGCGCGATCTTGCCGCCTCATTTGTCCTCAAGGCATTTCCCGATCTTCTCGGTCTCCCGCTGGAGGGGCGACACTTCCTCCTGAACTTCGGCGAGGCCATACTCAACACCCTGGGCCCGATGAACGATCTCACGATCAAGTCACTGGAACGGGCAGGGCCAGCATTTGCCTGGGTCCAGTCGGAATGCTCGAGGGAGAAAGTGCTCCCGGGCAAACTGGCGTCTAAAGTCTATGCACTCACGGAAACCGCTGACATTTCCGAGGAAGAGGCAGGACTTCTCGTCCGGACGCTTCTGGCTGCCGGCTTCGACACCACCATCCTGGGCATTACGGCTGCCTTCTATGGCTTCACCCAGAACCCGGACCAGTGGCAACTGCTGTCGGATCCCAAGATGGTTCGCGCCGCATTCGAAGAAGGCATCAGATATTTTCCGCCCAATCGTTTCGGCGGTCGCCTGGTCGCGGCTGACACGGAGTTTGAAGGCGCCCATTTCAAATCGGGTGACCGGATCACCACCCTGCTTGCGGCAGCTGGCAGGGATCCCAGACGATGGGATGACGCGGATGTCTTCGACATTACGCGCCCCGCGCGTTCGCACCTCAGCTTTGGGCACGGTATTCATGCCTGTCTGGGCCAGGTGCTCTCGCGGACCGAATATGATGTGCTCATCACCGCGTTGTTCAAGCATGTGGCACGGATCGAAGCGGCCGGTCCCGCCGAGCGCGCCGTCAACAATGTCGCGCTGGGATGGGGCAAGGTTCCCATCCGGCTGACCTTAAGATAG
- a CDS encoding NAD-dependent succinate-semialdehyde dehydrogenase, producing the protein MTPLPLQHQACLINGEWRTGSEWITVENPATGSYLGRVPAFGASETREAVAAAKQTMKAWQTRTAGDRGRILRRFFDLIIENSDQLAHLLTAEQGKPLAEAKGEIAYAASFIEWYAEEGKRLYGDVIPSHAADKRIVVLKQPIGIVGAITPWNFPAAMITRKIGPALAAGCCVVVKPAEQTPFTALALGALGMEAGLPAGALNIVTGHSPIIGEELTRNADVAKISFTGSTRVGAILMQQSAPTIKKLSLELGGNAPFIVFDDADLEAAVAGAMQSKFRNAGQTCVCANRIYAQQGIYNRFVDLLSAEVRQLKVGDGTAPDTTIGPMIDDRALNKVDEHIADALALGARVEVGGSRHSLGGRFYEPTVLSNVTPDMKVCREETFGPLAPVISFADEAEVIDLANDTEFGLASYFYARDLGRVWRVAEALEAGIVGVNTGLISTEVAPFGGVKSSGLGREGSKYGIDDYVETKYVCMGISA; encoded by the coding sequence ATGACTCCATTACCCCTTCAGCACCAGGCCTGCCTCATCAACGGAGAATGGCGCACAGGCTCTGAGTGGATCACGGTTGAGAACCCTGCTACCGGTAGCTATCTCGGTCGGGTTCCAGCCTTTGGCGCATCCGAGACGCGAGAAGCCGTGGCTGCTGCCAAGCAGACCATGAAGGCATGGCAGACGCGAACGGCCGGAGACCGTGGGCGTATTTTGCGGCGGTTCTTCGATCTCATTATCGAGAATAGCGATCAGCTCGCCCATCTTCTGACCGCCGAGCAGGGAAAACCGCTGGCGGAGGCAAAAGGTGAAATCGCCTATGCCGCCTCATTCATCGAATGGTATGCCGAGGAAGGCAAGCGGCTCTATGGCGACGTCATTCCCTCGCATGCCGCAGACAAGCGGATCGTGGTCCTAAAACAGCCTATCGGGATCGTGGGGGCCATAACCCCGTGGAACTTCCCCGCGGCCATGATCACGCGCAAAATCGGCCCCGCTTTGGCGGCAGGCTGCTGTGTTGTCGTCAAGCCGGCTGAGCAGACGCCCTTCACGGCGCTTGCGCTGGGTGCTTTGGGTATGGAAGCGGGTCTTCCGGCGGGAGCTTTGAACATCGTCACGGGCCACTCGCCCATTATCGGCGAGGAACTGACGCGCAATGCCGACGTTGCCAAGATCAGCTTCACCGGCTCAACCAGGGTCGGCGCGATCTTGATGCAGCAATCGGCGCCAACGATCAAGAAACTGAGCCTTGAACTTGGCGGAAATGCGCCATTCATCGTGTTCGACGATGCCGACCTGGAAGCCGCGGTCGCAGGGGCCATGCAATCGAAATTCCGAAACGCGGGCCAGACCTGCGTCTGCGCCAACCGCATTTACGCACAGCAAGGCATCTATAACAGATTTGTCGACTTGCTCAGCGCAGAGGTCAGGCAGCTCAAAGTCGGTGACGGAACTGCACCAGACACGACGATCGGCCCCATGATCGACGATCGGGCACTCAACAAGGTCGACGAGCATATCGCCGACGCTCTGGCTCTGGGCGCGAGGGTGGAGGTCGGTGGTTCGCGGCATTCGCTTGGCGGACGGTTCTACGAACCCACGGTGCTCAGCAACGTCACCCCCGACATGAAGGTCTGCCGGGAAGAGACCTTTGGGCCTCTGGCTCCCGTGATCAGCTTTGCTGATGAAGCCGAGGTCATCGACCTTGCGAATGACACGGAATTTGGCCTGGCGTCCTATTTTTATGCGCGTGACCTTGGGCGGGTGTGGCGGGTCGCCGAGGCGCTCGAAGCTGGCATAGTCGGCGTGAATACGGGCCTAATCTCCACCGAGGTGGCGCCTTTCGGTGGCGTCAAGAGTTCGGGGCTCGGGCGGGAAGGGTCAAAATACGGAATCGATGATTATGTAGAGACCAAATATGTCTGCATGGGCATTTCCGCTTAG
- a CDS encoding MFS transporter, which yields MQVQQILRDGPMSRYQIAVVAMCVTINILDGFDILALAFVAPALARTWSLSSEQLGFLLSSGLLGIGIGALFFSFLADAVGRRPVILSSLAIMSLGMAAAGYATTPDFLALSRVVTGLGIGGMTASGGVLAMEYSSDRRKTLAVSLVVIGYPFGAVAGGAGALWLLEEFGWRAVFWFGGGASALLFPLLLVWLPESPNILLEKRTAKALLQLNRYLYRMRLEPLAQIPVDVQAPRQFGIHALLRDHRGITAKLAFAYAAFMFAFYFIINWATKLVTEMGLPDHSGVTASIIINLCGIAGGLCIGLASGRTNLSWLVATVLCVMWATIAIFGSLPPTTDAFYLASAALGFSMWAGSALAYSVIALAYPAEIRASGIGLIVTIGRIGSILGPYAAGLLLGSGVSRAMTTFGLASPVLIAAVLFWAVANGKAASPCE from the coding sequence ATGCAGGTCCAGCAGATACTGCGCGACGGTCCCATGTCGCGCTACCAGATCGCCGTCGTGGCGATGTGCGTCACGATCAATATCCTTGACGGGTTCGACATCCTTGCGCTGGCCTTCGTCGCTCCCGCGCTGGCGCGGACATGGTCTCTTTCCAGCGAGCAGCTGGGCTTTTTGTTAAGCTCTGGGCTGCTTGGGATCGGCATTGGCGCGCTTTTCTTCTCCTTTCTTGCAGACGCAGTGGGACGGCGGCCGGTAATTCTGTCCAGCCTTGCCATAATGTCGCTTGGCATGGCGGCTGCTGGCTACGCCACGACACCCGATTTCCTTGCTCTGAGCCGCGTCGTGACCGGGCTTGGCATTGGCGGCATGACTGCTTCAGGCGGGGTGCTGGCAATGGAATATAGTTCCGACCGCAGAAAAACGCTGGCTGTATCTCTGGTTGTGATCGGATATCCATTTGGCGCGGTCGCAGGGGGCGCCGGCGCCCTTTGGCTGCTCGAAGAATTTGGTTGGCGTGCGGTATTCTGGTTTGGGGGCGGAGCGTCGGCGCTTCTGTTCCCGTTGCTGCTTGTCTGGCTCCCTGAATCGCCAAATATTCTGCTGGAAAAGCGCACTGCGAAGGCGCTGCTTCAACTCAACCGCTATCTATATCGCATGAGGTTGGAGCCACTGGCGCAGATCCCCGTGGACGTCCAGGCCCCGCGTCAATTCGGCATCCACGCGCTGTTGCGCGACCATCGCGGCATTACTGCCAAACTGGCTTTTGCCTATGCCGCGTTCATGTTCGCCTTCTATTTCATCATAAACTGGGCGACAAAACTGGTGACCGAAATGGGGTTGCCTGATCACTCTGGTGTCACCGCCTCCATCATCATCAACCTGTGTGGTATCGCAGGAGGCTTGTGCATCGGCCTCGCATCGGGCCGAACGAATCTCTCCTGGCTCGTGGCGACCGTACTTTGCGTGATGTGGGCGACGATCGCCATTTTCGGCTCGCTCCCTCCGACGACGGACGCATTTTATCTTGCGTCGGCGGCGTTGGGCTTTTCCATGTGGGCGGGATCGGCGCTGGCATACAGCGTCATCGCCCTTGCCTATCCAGCAGAGATCCGGGCCAGCGGCATTGGCCTCATCGTCACGATCGGTCGGATAGGATCGATCCTGGGTCCATATGCGGCCGGTCTGCTGTTGGGGTCAGGCGTTTCGCGGGCAATGACGACATTTGGCCTTGCCTCACCGGTTCTGATCGCCGCAGTCCTGTTTTGGGCAGTAGCAAATGGAAAGGCGGCGAGCCCATGCGAGTAG